In the genome of Negativicutes bacterium, one region contains:
- the yaaA gene encoding S4 domain-containing protein YaaA: MEPFQYYGEFITLGQFLKTQNIVSSGGEIKSFLTETSVFVNQEREIRRGRKLRSGDTIRIAGIGSWQLLQGTNQ; encoded by the coding sequence ATGGAACCATTTCAATACTACGGCGAATTCATCACATTAGGACAATTTCTGAAAACCCAGAATATTGTTAGCAGCGGCGGAGAGATCAAAAGTTTCCTGACGGAAACCTCTGTTTTCGTCAACCAGGAACGGGAAATCAGACGCGGCCGTAAGCTGCGTTCCGGCGATACCATTCGTATTGCCGGTATCGGCAGCTGGCAGTTGCTGCAAGGAACCAACCAATGA
- the recF gene encoding DNA replication/repair protein RecF has translation MKLMHLSLVTFRNYFTLEVDLDPGMNLFIGANAQGKTNLLEACHLLATGRSHRTFRDQEMIAWQQEGFHIKAIVQKKLSSELIELHVDRQGHKIVKLNGLLQPKLGALLGQLNVVFFAPEHLLLVKGDPSGRRRFLDIAISQISPFYLHHLARYHKILNQKNILLKTNRPDEALLSIYNQQMAESGGVIVAKRSEIIGQLENNARKYQHLLRETENLSFIYQSQTETKENPTRIAEELFRKMEERKEDELRRRIGLVGPHRDDFFIYLNGVNVRQYGSQGQQRSVVLSIKMAEATLMEESTGEQPVIILDDVLSELDPVRQNQLIGGLKNIGQTLISSTDLPPVLSGLNSKVFRINDGKIIFS, from the coding sequence ATGAAACTCATGCATCTGTCCCTGGTCACCTTTCGTAACTATTTCACTTTGGAAGTGGATTTGGACCCGGGGATGAATCTGTTTATCGGCGCCAATGCACAGGGCAAAACGAATTTATTGGAAGCCTGTCATTTGCTGGCTACCGGACGGTCCCATCGTACCTTTCGTGATCAGGAAATGATTGCCTGGCAGCAGGAAGGATTTCATATCAAAGCCATCGTGCAGAAAAAATTAAGCAGCGAACTGATTGAGCTGCATGTCGACCGACAGGGCCATAAAATCGTCAAATTGAACGGTTTGCTGCAGCCGAAACTTGGGGCGCTCTTGGGTCAGCTGAATGTTGTATTTTTCGCACCGGAACATTTATTATTAGTCAAAGGCGATCCTTCCGGCCGCAGAAGATTTTTGGATATCGCGATTTCGCAAATCTCACCGTTCTACCTGCATCATCTCGCCAGATATCATAAAATTCTCAATCAAAAAAATATCCTGTTAAAAACAAATCGGCCGGATGAAGCGCTGCTCTCCATTTACAACCAGCAAATGGCGGAAAGCGGCGGTGTGATTGTGGCCAAGCGCAGCGAGATTATCGGGCAACTGGAGAACAACGCCAGAAAATACCAGCATCTGCTGCGGGAAACAGAAAACCTGAGTTTTATTTATCAAAGCCAAACCGAAACAAAGGAAAATCCCACGCGGATTGCGGAAGAACTCTTCCGCAAAATGGAAGAGCGTAAAGAAGATGAGCTGCGGCGGCGGATCGGTTTGGTCGGACCCCATCGGGACGATTTTTTCATTTACCTCAATGGAGTCAACGTGCGGCAATACGGCTCGCAAGGTCAGCAGCGCAGTGTGGTCTTATCCATCAAAATGGCGGAGGCAACTTTGATGGAAGAGTCTACCGGCGAGCAGCCGGTCATCATTTTAGATGATGTGCTCTCCGAATTGGACCCGGTGCGGCAGAATCAGCTGATTGGCGGTTTAAAAAATATCGGGCAGACTTTAATCAGTTCAACCGATTTGCCTCCGGTGCTGAGCGGATTGAACAGTAAAGTATTCCGGATCAATGACGGTAAAATCATTTTCAGTTAG
- the gyrB gene encoding DNA topoisomerase (ATP-hydrolyzing) subunit B, with product MAEDNNRDYVHNYNASKIEVLEGLEPIRKRPGMYIGTTSSMGLHHLIQEIVDNSVDEALIGVCTSIIVTIHPDNSVTVEDNGRGMPVDKHPKLGIPAVEVIFTVLHAGGKFGNGGYKVAGGLHGVGASVVNALSNWLEVHVFLDGLEYKMRFEKGLTTEKLSIIGKTEKRGSLVSFQPDPTIFTETVTFDAEIVEQRLKEQAYLNKGLAITFCDERPAEKIEHVFKYDGGIREFVKSINENKEALHPTFYTEKTKDGVEVELSFQYTDSYSETILSYANNIHTQEGGTHELGFKNALTRVVNDYAHRYNMIKDNESNLSGDDVREGITAVISVRLDDPQFEGQTKTKLGNGEIRAIVDTVTADTISTFFEENPAIGKKIIEKALLSSRARDAARKARELTRRKNILEVSALPGKLADCSAKDPAVSELYMVEGDSAGGSAKMGRNRRFQAILPLRGKIINVEKARLEKVLGQDEIRTIITAIGTGISDDFDINKARYHKIVIMTDADVDGSHIRTLLLTFFYRYMQPMIKAGYIYIAQPPLYLIKRGKQSFYAYNDAERDRILQSLGERPAPVVQRYKGLGEMNAEQLWETTMNPEKRTFLQVSLDSAVRAEEMFTTLMGEKVEPRRNFILKHAKDAVNLDV from the coding sequence ATGGCTGAAGACAACAATCGGGATTATGTACATAATTATAATGCCAGTAAAATTGAAGTGCTGGAAGGGTTGGAACCGATCCGTAAACGTCCGGGTATGTACATAGGCACCACCAGTTCAATGGGTTTGCATCATTTGATTCAAGAAATTGTTGATAATTCCGTTGACGAAGCATTGATCGGTGTTTGTACTTCGATTATTGTGACGATCCACCCTGATAATTCTGTCACTGTGGAAGATAATGGCAGAGGAATGCCGGTAGATAAACATCCCAAATTGGGGATTCCTGCCGTGGAAGTCATTTTTACCGTGCTTCATGCCGGTGGAAAATTCGGTAACGGCGGTTATAAGGTAGCGGGAGGCTTGCATGGCGTCGGCGCTTCTGTCGTCAATGCGCTTTCCAACTGGTTGGAAGTGCATGTTTTTCTGGATGGTTTGGAATATAAAATGCGCTTTGAAAAAGGGCTTACCACGGAAAAACTCAGTATCATCGGTAAAACAGAGAAGCGGGGTTCGCTGGTCAGCTTTCAGCCGGACCCGACGATTTTTACTGAAACAGTGACTTTTGATGCCGAAATTGTGGAACAGCGCTTAAAAGAACAAGCTTATTTGAATAAAGGTTTGGCGATCACCTTTTGTGACGAACGACCGGCTGAAAAAATTGAACATGTCTTCAAATATGATGGCGGTATCAGGGAATTTGTCAAATCCATCAATGAGAATAAAGAGGCGCTGCATCCCACTTTTTATACCGAGAAAACAAAAGACGGGGTAGAGGTGGAACTTTCCTTTCAATATACCGACTCATACAGTGAAACCATTTTGTCATATGCCAATAATATCCATACGCAGGAAGGCGGGACGCATGAGCTCGGCTTTAAAAATGCGTTGACCCGTGTGGTAAACGATTACGCGCATCGTTATAATATGATCAAAGACAATGAGTCCAATCTCAGTGGGGATGACGTACGGGAAGGAATTACTGCCGTGATTTCGGTTCGCCTGGATGATCCGCAGTTTGAAGGACAGACGAAAACAAAATTAGGCAATGGTGAAATCAGAGCAATTGTCGATACCGTCACAGCCGATACGATTTCTACGTTCTTTGAGGAAAATCCCGCGATCGGCAAGAAAATTATCGAAAAAGCATTGCTTTCATCCCGGGCCCGGGATGCGGCCCGCAAAGCCAGAGAATTAACCCGAAGAAAAAACATTCTGGAAGTCTCTGCTCTGCCGGGTAAATTGGCCGATTGCAGCGCGAAAGATCCTGCGGTGAGCGAACTGTATATGGTGGAAGGCGATTCCGCCGGCGGTTCAGCCAAGATGGGCAGAAACCGGCGTTTCCAGGCGATTCTGCCGCTGCGCGGTAAGATCATCAACGTGGAAAAAGCACGTCTGGAAAAAGTTTTGGGTCAGGATGAGATTCGTACGATCATAACAGCCATCGGTACTGGGATTTCCGATGATTTTGATATCAACAAAGCGCGTTATCACAAAATCGTGATCATGACCGATGCGGATGTCGACGGCAGTCATATTCGTACATTACTGCTGACTTTTTTCTACCGCTATATGCAGCCAATGATCAAAGCCGGTTATATTTACATTGCGCAGCCGCCGCTCTATCTGATTAAGCGCGGCAAACAAAGTTTTTATGCCTACAATGATGCGGAACGCGACCGCATTTTGCAGTCTTTGGGTGAGCGGCCGGCGCCGGTTGTCCAGCGCTACAAAGGCCTGGGCGAAATGAACGCGGAGCAATTGTGGGAAACGACAATGAATCCGGAGAAGAGAACCTTTTTACAGGTTTCCCTGGACAGTGCGGTCAGGGCAGAGGAAATGTTCACGACGCTGATGGGTGAAAAAGTGGAACCCAGACGTAATTTTATTCTCAAGCATGCCAAAGACGCAGTCAATTTAGACGTATAG
- the gyrA gene encoding DNA gyrase subunit A, with the protein MDEFIHGKIVPVDLAEEMKKSYIEYSMSVIVSRALPDVRDGLKPVHRRLLYAMYEGDLTYDKPYRKSARPVADTMGKYHPHGDVAIYDTLVRLAQDFNLRYPFIDGHGNFGSVDGDPAAAMRYTEARMSKIASEMLRDIDKDTVDFVPNYDSSQTEPSILPSRFPNLLVNGTSGIAVGMATNIPPHNLTEVIDGALALLTNPEMSIAELTKYIKGPDFPTAGIIMGRAGIDGAYQTGRGIVIMRARSRFERMNNGKTRIIVSEIPYLVNKARLMEKIASLVRDRKIDGITDLRDESDREGMRIVMELRKDVKPDVILNQLYAHTQLQESFGIIMLALVNNEPRVLNLKQVLEYYLEHQKEVITRRTSFELRKAKDRAHILEGLRIAAQNIEQVIRVIRSSKDDSEAKPRLMETFGFSDKQATAVLDMRLRRLTNLELDRLEAEYKEVMAEIIRLEAILADAEKLKAVIRSEMTAIRDEFGDDRRTEIVPDDGELNIEDMIAEEEVVVTLTHQGYVKRLPSTTYRSQRRGGKGITAMGTKEEDFVENLFITSTHHNLLFFTNKGKVYQSKVYDVPEASRQARGTNLINLLNIDNDEKITAVLAVKEFSNEKNLFFCTKSGVVKQTGLDQFLNIRKGGIQAITLKKDDDLVGVKFASEKDHIVIATKEGNVIRFAAADVRNMGRVAAGIRGITLSAGDEVISLEVANDDADLLVITANGFGKRTQLREYRCQGRGGKGVMLMRRTEKTGEIAGVRMVREGDDVMVITINGIIIRTSVSGISQMSRTTQGVTIMKMDEGDMVIGLAKVIGAKEETLDEEIEKE; encoded by the coding sequence ATGGATGAGTTTATTCACGGTAAAATAGTGCCGGTAGATCTTGCCGAAGAAATGAAAAAATCCTATATTGAATACTCCATGAGCGTTATTGTCAGTCGGGCTCTGCCGGATGTACGTGACGGTTTAAAACCGGTGCACCGCCGGCTGCTCTATGCCATGTATGAGGGGGATTTAACTTATGATAAACCGTACCGCAAATCTGCCAGACCGGTTGCGGATACGATGGGTAAATATCATCCCCATGGCGACGTAGCGATTTATGATACGCTGGTTCGTTTGGCGCAAGACTTTAACTTACGTTATCCCTTTATCGACGGTCACGGCAATTTCGGCTCGGTCGACGGTGATCCTGCGGCAGCCATGCGTTATACGGAAGCGCGGATGAGTAAAATCGCCAGTGAAATGCTGCGCGATATCGATAAAGATACGGTTGATTTTGTACCGAACTACGATTCCAGCCAAACGGAACCGTCTATTTTACCCAGCCGCTTCCCCAATCTTTTGGTCAACGGTACTTCCGGCATTGCGGTTGGCATGGCGACGAATATTCCGCCGCATAATCTGACCGAAGTGATCGACGGCGCCCTGGCGCTTTTGACAAATCCGGAGATGAGCATTGCCGAATTAACGAAATATATCAAAGGTCCTGATTTCCCCACCGCCGGAATCATTATGGGCAGAGCCGGAATCGACGGCGCTTATCAAACCGGCCGCGGTATCGTGATCATGCGTGCCCGCAGCCGTTTTGAGCGCATGAATAACGGCAAGACACGGATTATCGTCAGTGAGATCCCTTATCTTGTCAATAAAGCCCGCCTGATGGAGAAAATTGCCAGTTTAGTCCGCGACCGCAAGATTGACGGCATCACCGATTTGCGCGATGAATCCGATCGGGAAGGCATGCGGATTGTAATGGAGCTGCGCAAAGACGTCAAACCGGATGTGATCCTGAATCAATTGTATGCTCACACGCAGCTGCAGGAGAGTTTTGGCATCATTATGTTGGCGTTAGTCAACAATGAGCCGCGCGTTCTCAACTTAAAACAGGTGCTTGAATATTACCTGGAACATCAGAAAGAAGTCATTACCCGTCGCACGAGTTTTGAACTGCGCAAAGCCAAAGACCGTGCTCATATTTTAGAAGGCTTGCGGATCGCCGCGCAAAACATCGAGCAGGTAATTCGGGTGATCCGTTCCTCCAAAGATGACAGTGAAGCAAAACCGCGCTTAATGGAAACCTTCGGATTTTCCGATAAACAGGCTACCGCGGTGCTCGATATGCGCTTGCGCCGCTTAACCAATCTCGAATTGGATCGCCTGGAAGCGGAATACAAAGAAGTGATGGCGGAAATCATCCGTTTGGAAGCGATTTTAGCCGACGCCGAGAAATTAAAGGCGGTCATTCGCAGCGAAATGACTGCCATTCGCGATGAATTTGGCGATGACCGCCGTACGGAAATTGTGCCGGATGACGGGGAACTGAATATTGAAGACATGATCGCGGAAGAAGAAGTAGTGGTGACCCTGACGCATCAGGGTTATGTCAAACGCCTGCCGTCAACAACCTATCGCAGTCAGCGCCGCGGCGGCAAGGGAATTACCGCCATGGGTACCAAAGAAGAAGATTTTGTAGAGAATCTGTTTATAACTTCTACCCATCACAATCTGCTCTTCTTTACCAACAAAGGCAAAGTATACCAGAGCAAAGTCTATGATGTTCCGGAAGCCAGCCGTCAGGCAAGAGGTACGAATCTGATCAATCTGCTGAATATCGATAACGATGAGAAGATCACTGCCGTCCTGGCCGTGAAAGAATTCAGCAATGAGAAAAATTTGTTCTTCTGCACAAAATCCGGAGTTGTCAAGCAAACCGGTCTGGATCAATTCCTCAATATTCGCAAAGGCGGCATTCAAGCCATTACCCTGAAGAAAGACGATGACCTGGTCGGGGTCAAATTTGCCTCTGAAAAAGATCATATCGTGATTGCGACCAAAGAAGGCAATGTGATCCGCTTTGCCGCTGCCGATGTGCGCAATATGGGTCGCGTGGCTGCCGGCATCAGAGGAATCACCTTAAGTGCAGGCGATGAAGTCATTTCTTTGGAAGTAGCCAACGACGATGCGGATTTATTGGTCATCACGGCCAATGGTTTCGGCAAGCGGACGCAATTGCGGGAATATCGCTGCCAGGGCCGGGGCGGCAAAGGCGTGATGCTGATGCGCCGCACCGAAAAAACCGGTGAAATTGCCGGCGTGCGCATGGTGCGCGAAGGGGATGACGTGATGGTGATTACGATTAACGGCATCATCATCCGGACTTCCGTCTCCGGGATCTCGCAAATGAGCCGTACCACCCAAGGTGTGACCATTATGAAGATGGACGAAGGCGATATGGTCATCGGTCTTGCCAAAGTGATCGGCGCCAAAGAGGAAACCCTGGACGAAGAGATAGAAAAAGAATAA